Genomic segment of Rhodococcus rhodochrous:
AGGTCATGAAGGCACTGTGGGATTCGATCGGCTCCGAGTTCGGTGGCCGCCACGAACTCTACGAGCGGAACTACGCCGGCAATCACGAGAACGTCAAGGCCGAGCTCCTCTTCGCCGCCGAGGGTCGCGGTGACGTCGCCTCCATGAAGGGCTTTGCGGAGCAGTTCATGAGCGAGTACGACCTCGACGGCTGGACCGTGCCCGACATGATCGGCAACTCCGACGTCAGCGCGTTCTACAAGTAACCGACTCCCGCGCGCGGGCGGATGACCTCCGTTCCCCCTGCCCGCCCGCGCGCGGCCCCCAACCTCCACCCCACCGCGAAGGAGCGTCCGAGATGACCACGACCGCTTCGAACTCCGTGTCCCATCCCCCTGCACCGGAATTCGACGCAGTGGTCCTCGGACGCTCCTTCGCCTCCCAGCGGGTCGCCGCACGGTTGCGCGACGAACTGCGGTTGGCGGTCCACGAGATCGGCACCGCGAACGTCGTCCGCTACGACGACATCGAACATCGATGGGAGATCCTCATCGGCGGCACCGTCGTCGGCCGAGCGAAGTTCGTCGTCGACGGACACGGCGGGCTCACACTGCACGGCCGAGAGGGCACCACGCTCGATCGTGGCGCCCTGACCATCCACGGATTCCCGAACCTGTTCCGCCCCATCGCCGGTACACGCACGGACCCCGTAGGGTACACGGTGTCCTGCATCGACTACATGCGCAGCAACGGTTTGGACTACGTCGAGCGGCGACTGCGGACGCCGGTCGCGGACGACGACTTCCCCGAGTTGTCGTTCGATCGGCCCACACCGATCCTCTGGTTCGGCTGAGCAGTTCGGGGAGGACCCACGAGCGGGTGACGACCATGAGGTCGTCACCCGCTCGCGTGCATCTGTATCCGCATGCGCTCAACCCCTCAGGATCTCCGTGGGGGTGACGCCGTACCGTTTCCGGAAGGCAGCGGCGAAACGCCCCGGATGGCTGAAACCCCACCTAAAAGCTACATCTGCCACCGTGATTCCCCCCGCAGCGAGATCCGCGTGGGCGCGATCGAGCCGGATGTCGCGCAGACACGCGGACGGACTGCTGCCCACGTACTCGGAGAACGCCTCCTGCAACCTGCGCACACTGGTTCCGGCGATCTCCGCCATGTCGGCTGCCGTCCAGACACGACCCGGATCCTCCTGCAGAGCGTTCAACACCCGCCGGACCATGCCCGGGCGGGGTGCCGGTGACATTTCGTCGGCCGGCGCGACCGCCAGGACGAAGGCCGTGGTGACCGCACCGCCGAGCTGGGCCGACACGAGAGGATTCGTGAGCACCCGGGTCGGCCCGGCGAGCTGCTCGCTCAGCGATGCCACGAGACGGTGCCATTCCTGCGCCGACCCCCGCAGATCGAGGCGGTCGGGAAGTTCGAGGCGCGACCGCAACGGACCACCGAGAATGCGGTCCGCTTCGCGTTCGAGATGATCTCGATCGAACTTGATTCCGAGGACCGAACATTCGGCGTCCCACCGTGTGATGAGCGACGGGGTGTCCGCGCGGAAGACCGTCGCCGAGCCGGGTTCGGAGACGACGGTGCCCGAGCGCCCCTGCGATTCGAGCCGCCCGCTCAGCGGTATGTTCACCTCGTAGGCGCCCGGATAATCGCATTCGATCGCGACGTCCGCTCCCCAGCTCATCCGACCGATCGTGACACCTCCGAGATCGGCCGAGACCAATTCGAGCTCAGGACGATCCACCTTTCCGAGGTCCGCCAACCGGTGCGGGAAGTACACGTCCGCCACGACGCGCGAGGCGTCGTCCCAGTCCTCGATCTCGGGCACACTCACGCCTTCGAGACTAACCGCTGCCGAGACCTGGATCACATAGTCGCGTGATTCGTCCAGGGACCGCGCAATGTGCATCGACCGGCCCGTCGGCCGACTCGTATGGTCCTGGCCACGTCAACAACGGCCCGGCCGTCGCCGGACGGCTCCCGACCCGGAGGTACACCGATGACCAGCACTCTTTCGTGGCTCGACGAGATCACCATGGAAGAACTCGAGCGCAATCCGTACCCGGTCTACGAGCGCTTGCGCGCCGAAGCTCCGATCGCCTTCGTGCCCGTCCTCGGCGCCTACGTGGCGTCCACGACCGAAGCGTGCCGTGCGGTCGCGGCCGGCGACGACTTCGACGGCATCATCACCCCCGCCGGTGGCCGCACCTTCGGTCATCCCGCGATCATCGGCGTCAACGGCGACATCCACCGCGACCTGCGGTCGATGGTCGAACCCGCCCTCCAGCCCGCCGAGGTGGACCGCTGGATCGAGGATCTCGTCCGTCCGATCGCACGACGCTACGTCGAGGCGTTCGAAGCCGACGGCAAAGCCGATCTCGTAGCCCAGTTCTGCGAGCCGGTGAGTGTGCGGTCGCTCGGAGATCTCCTCGGACTGAAGGACGTCAGTTCGGACTAACTGCGCGAATGGTTCCACAAACTGTCGGATTCGTTCACCAACGCAGCGATGGACGAGGACGGAAACTTTCTGAACCAGGAACGTTTCGACGAGGGCGACCGCGCCAAGGAGGAGATCCGTTCCGTCGTCGACCCGCTGATCGACCACTGGATCGAGCATCCCGACGACAGCGCCATCTCGCACTGGCTGCACGACGGGATGCCCGAAGGGCAGACGCGGGACCGCGACTACATCTACCCGACGCTGTACGTCTTCCTCCTCGGCGCCATGCAGGAACCGGGACACGCCATGAGTTCCACCCTGGCAGGCCTGTTCACCCGCCCCGAACAGTTCGAAGCCGTGGTGGACGAACCGGGACTCATCCCCCGCGCGATCGCCGAAGGGATGCGCTGGACCTCCCCGATCTGGTCCGGCACCGCACGTATCGCCAAGCGCGACACCGTCGTATCGGGAATCGAGATCAGCGAAGGGTCGGTGGTCATGCTGTCCTACGGGTCGGCGAACCACGACATCGACGTGTTCGACGCCCCCAGCCGCTACGACCTGACCCGCCCGCCACTCCCCCACCTCGCCTTCGGTGCCGGCAAGCATGCCTGCGCGGGAATCTACTTCGCGAACAACGTGAGCCGCATCGGTCTCGAAGAACTGCTCGAGACCATCCCCAATCTCGAGCGGGACACCTCCGAGGACGTCGAATTCTGGGGTTGGGGTTTCCGCGGTCCGAAGACCCTGCATGCCCGGTGGGAGATCTGACCATGTCGTACACACTGATCGCGGGCACCGGCGTCGCTCCCTGCGAACCCGGCCGGACAGTGCTGGAAGCGTTCCTGCGCAACGGCAACTGGATGCCCAACTCCTGCAACCAGGGCACCTGCGGCACCTGCAAGATCAAGGTCCTCGACGGCGAACTCGATCATCGGAACTCGCCGGAGGAGACGCTCACCGCCGACGAACTCGCGGCCGGATTCGTCCTCGCATGCCAGGCCACCCCGCGCGGCGACGTCGTCTTCGAGACCCCCGCAACGGAGGAATCCGCCGGCACGCATGTGCTGCGCGACGTCGTCGCCACGGTCGCCGAGGTGCGCGACATCGCCGCCGACACGCGCAAGGTGTTGCTCACCGCCGACGAACCGCTCGAATTCTCGGCCGGGCAGTACGTGGAGGTGACGGTTCCCGGGACCGAGGTCCGCCGGCAGTACTCGCTCGCGAATCCGCCCTCCGAGGCCAAGCAGTTCGAACTGCACCTCCGCCGGCAACCCGGTGGAGTCGCGAGTGGGTGGGTCTTCGAGCGCATCGAGGTGGGTGAACGAGTCGCCGTCACCGGCCCGTACGGCGACTTCACCTTCGATCCGGAGGGCACCGGCCCGATCGTCCTGCTCGGCGGTGGGACGGGCCTCGCCCCGCTCGAGGCGATCGTCCGGCAGGCGCTCTCCCTCGTCCCCGACCGGCAGATCCTGCTCTACCACGGGGTCCGTACCTGCTCGGACCTGTACGACGTCGACGTCCTCCGCGAACTGGAGACCCGCCATCCCGGCTTCCGCTACACCACCTGTGTGAGCAGGGAGAGCGGCGGAGACCGCGAGGGCTACGTCACCGACGCCTTCCTCGAGGACGTCGCGTCCGCGAAGGAGTTCACCGGTTACATCTGCGGATCGGAGGCGTTCGTGGAGGCATCGGTGAAGGCGTTCAAGCGTCGCCGCATGTCGCCGCGGCGCATCCGGCGCGAACGGTTCACCCCGGCCGGCTGAATACGTCTCCTCGTACCGCTCGTGCGCCCGCGTTGCTCCGGCACCGCGATGCGCACGAGCGGTACGGCCGTGTCGAGGGGTCTTTCCGCCTCCGGACTCCGAGGGCCTTTCGGCCCTCCGCCCAGGGGTCCTAGGTATCCCTAGGCATTTGCCTGGTGTGACCGTAGCCACAGGCTGTCATCGTGGAGATATCGCCGGACACATCGCGTCGAGCCGGACCGGAAGAACCCGGTCATCACGAATCTTCAGTACAGGCTCGGCCGCGTCGGACACCGCCCCGTCCGTCCCGGGAACGAAGCCCGCTACCTGGAGGATCCCATGACCGACATCGTGGAGCACGTGCGCACTCGCCTCGACGGCGCACTCGTCGAAGACCCGAGCACCGGGCGGTACCAGATCCGCCGTGACGTCTTCACCGACGAGGAGATCTTCGAACTCGAGATGAAGCACATCTTCGAGGGCAACTGGGTGTACCTCGCCCACGAGAGCCAGGTCCCGAACGTCGGTGACTACTTCACCACGTACATCGGCCGCCAGCCCGTCGTCATCAGCCGCGACAAGGAAGGCGAGCTGCACTGCCTGATCAACGCGTGCAGCCACCGCGGTGCGATGCTGTGCCGTCGCAAGACCGACAACCGCACCACCTTCACGTGCCCCTTCCACGGCTGGACGTTCCGCAACAACGGAAAGCTGCTGAAGGTCAAGGATCCCCGCGACGCCGGCTACCCCGAGCAGTTCAACACCGACGGCAGCCACGACCTGCGGAAGGTCGCTCGTTTCGAGAGCTACCGCGGTTTCCTGTTCGGCAGCCTCAATCCCGACGTCAAGTCGCTCGAGGATCACCTCGGCGACACCACGAAGATGATCGACATGCTGGTCGACCAGTCGCCCGAGGGCCTCGAGGTGCTGCGCGGTTCGTCCACCTACACCTACGACGGCAACTGGAAGCTGCAGGCGGAGAACGGTGCCGACGGCTACCACGTCTCGGCCACCCACTGGAACTACGCGGCGACCACCGCGCGTCGCACCGCCGGTGAGTCCAGCAACGAGACCAAGGCGATGGACGCCGGCACCTGGGGCAAGCAGGGCGGCGGCTACTACTCGTTCGACCACGGCCACCTGCTGCTGTGGATGTGGTGGGGCAACCCCGAGGACCGTCCGCTGTACCCGCGCAAGGACGAGCTGGCGAAGGAGTTCGGCGAGAAGAAGGCCGAGTTCATGGTCGGGGCGTCGCGCAACCTGTGCCTGTACCCGAACGTGTACATCATGGACCAGTTCTCCTCGCAGATCCGGCACTTCCGCCCGATCTCCGTGGACAAGACCGAGGTGACGATCTACTGCATCGCACCGAAGGGTGAGAGCGCCGAGTCCCGCGCCAACCGGATCCGTCAGTACGAGGACTTCTTCAACGCGACCGGCATGGCCACCCCGGACGATCTCGAGGAGTTCCGTTCCTGCCAGAAGACCTACCTCGCATCGGCTGCACCCTGGAACGACATGAGCCGCGGCGCAACCCACATCCTCAACGGACCCGACGAGGTCGCTCAGGATCTGGGCATGACGAAGGTGCTGTCGAGCGGTGTGAAGACCGAGGACGAAGGCCTGTACCCGATCCAGCACGGCTACTGGCTCGAAGCGATGCGTGAGGCCATCGCCGCCGAGAGCTCCGCCGCCGACCCGTCCGCGCTCTGAGAGGAACCGGAATCATGACTGCCGTACACGAATTCACGCAGACCGACATCGAACAGTTCCTCTACCGCGAGGCCCGGCTGCTCGACGACCGCGAGTTCGAGCAGTGGCTCGAGTGCTACCACCCCGACGCCGAGTACTGGATGCCGGCCTGGGACGACGCCGGCGCTCTCACCGAGAACCCGCAGACCGAGATCTCGCTGATCTACTACCCGAACCGCGGTGGCCTCGAGGACCGGGTGTTCCGCATCCGCACCGACCGTTCGTCGGCGACCTCGCTGCCCGAACCCCGCACGGGACACAACATCACCAACGTCGAGATCCTCGAGCGTCGCGGTACCGAGATCGATCTGCGGCACAACTGGTTCTCGTTGTACTTCCGCTACAACACCACCGACACCTACTTCGGGACCACCTTCATCACCCTCGACGTCTCGGGCGCACAGCCGGTGATCAAGAAGAAGAAGATCGTCCTGAAGAACGACTACATCCACCACATCGTCGACGTCTACGTCGTCTAGTTCCACCCCGATCACGAAAGGAGGCACGTGCCATGGCTTATCAGGTGGCATTGAGCTTCGAGGACGGGGTCACCCGCTTCATCAAGGTCAATCCGAACGAGACCGTCGCCGACGCCTCGTACAAAGCGCGTATCAACATTCCGCTCGACTGCCGTGACGGCGCGTGCGGAACCTGCAAGGCCTTCTGCGAATCGGGCAGCTACGACGGCGGCGACTACATCGAGGACGCCCTCACCGACGAAGAGGCCGAGCAGGGTTACTGCCTACCGTGCCAGATGATGCCGGAATCCGATCTGGTGGTGCAGATCGCGAGCACCTCCGATGTCGCGAAGACCGCGGCCGCCTCGTACAGCGCGACCATCACGGATCTGCGCCGTTACTCCGAGAGCGTCGTCGGGTTCACGGTCGAGATCGACAACCGTGACGATCTGGTGTTCCTGCCCGGGCAGTACGTCAACATCGGTGTGCCCGGCAGCGACGACGGCACCGGTAAGCCGGCGACCCGCTCGTACTCGTTCAGCACCGGCCCGCACGAGAATTCGCTCGCGTTCCTGGTGAAGATCACCGAGGGTGGTCTGATGTCCGAGTACCTGCGCGACCGCGCGCAGGTCGGCGACACCCTCGAGTTCACCGGCCCGTTCGGCAGCTTCTTCCTGCGCGAGCGCAAGCGCCCGTCGCTGCTGCTCGCCGGCGGTACCGGCCTGGCGCCGCTGCTGTCGATCCTGTCGAAGATCGAGGCCGACGGTTCGGACCAGCCGGTGCACCTGATCTACGGTGTCACCTTCGACCACGACCTCGTCGAACTCGACACGCTCGAGGCGTACGCGAAGCGGCTGCCGAACTTCACGTTCGACTACTGCGTCGCCGACGAGGCGTCGTCCGCCCCGAACAAGGGGTATGTGACGGGTCTGTTCGAGCCGTCGCATCTCAACGACGGCGATGTGGACATCTACCTGTGCGGCCCGCCGCCCATGGTGGAGGCAGTGCGTAACCACCTGTCGGACAACGGCATCACTCCGACGAACTTCTACTTCGAGAAGTTCAACACCTCCGCCACCCCGGGCGGGGCCACCGCACCCGCTGCCACCGACGCCGAGAAGGCCGCAGCGGAGAAGGCTGCCGCCGAGACCGGTCGTCCGGTGGTGCTCGAGAACCCCGAGCCCGGCAACTACGAGATCGGCGAGGAGCACCCGCCCGTCGCCGAATCGGACGAGCAGTTCGACGCCCGCATGGCCCTCGAACTCGGCGTCGTCGAACTCACGATCGGCCGGCTCACGCCGGAGCAGCTCGTCGAGTTCCGCATCCTCGCCGAGGCGTCCGGCGCCTCGGTCGAAGGCGACCACTTCACCGACGCCGCGGCGTTCACCGACACCAACGCGGCCTTCCACGAGTTCCTCTTCCGCTGCTGCACCAACCCGGTGCTGCTCGAGGCCTACAACAAGCTCGAGGTCACCCGGTTGATGAAGCAGGTCCTGCGCGACGCGCAGTGGATCGAGGAGCACATCGTCGACGAGCACCTGCAGCTGGTCGAGGCGTTCGAGAAGGGCGACAAGGCCACCGCGCGCGACCTGATCGTCGTCCACTCCCAGCACGCCAAGGAGACGATGCGCCGTGCCATCGCCACCAACGCCCCGGCAGGTGCCTCTTCATGACCGAGACGAAGATCTTCCCGGGCCGGTTCGACGGCCGGTGCCTGACGATCACCGGCGCCGCGCAGGGCATCGGTCTCGCGGTGGCGACGCGCATCGCCGCCGAGGGCGGTGAGGTCGTGCTCGTCGACCGCGCGGATCTCGTCCACGAGGTGGCCGAGCAGCTGCGCGAGGCCGGCGGCAAGGCACATTCGGTGACGGCGGATCTCGAGACCTTCGAGGGCGCGGAGGAGGCGATCTCCCACGCGGTCCGCACCACCGGCCGCATCGATGTGTTGATCAACGTCGTCGGCGGCACGATCTGGGCCAAGCCGTACGAGCACTACGCGCCGGAGGAGATCGAGAAGGAGATCCGGCGGTCGCTGTTCCCCACCCTGTGGACGTGCCGCGCCGCCGCTCCCCATCTGATCGAGCGCCGCGCCGGCACGATCGTGAACGTCTCGTCGGTCGCAACCCGCGGCGTCAACCGCGTGCCGTATTCGGCGGCGAAGGGTGGGGTCAACGCGGTCACCGCGTCGCTGGCCCTCGAGCTCGCCCCCTACGGGGTCCGCGTGGTGGCGACCGCACCGGGCGGCACCGTCGCTCCGGAGCGACGGATCGCGCGCGGTCCGTCGCCGCAGTCCGAGCAGGAGAAGGCCTGGTACCAGCAGATCGTGGACCAGACCGTCGACTCCTCGCTGCTCAAGCGGTACGGCACGCTCGACGAGCAGGCCGCCGCAATCTGTTTCCTGGCCTCCGAGGAGGCCTCCTACATCACCGGCACGGTTCTTCCCGTCGCCGGCGGCGACCTGGGCTGACCGCCCCCTCGCACGGCCTCACCGGAGGCGCCCGTCCCTCCGGTGAGGCCACTTTTCTCCCCGAATTCGCTTGTGACTCCACTCACAGACCGGAGCAACGCATGACCCACGCCACGCAGACCTGGGCCAGTCCACAACATCGGCGCAGCGTGGTCTGGATCGTCGCGCTCGCCACCCTCGCGATCATCTTCGACGGCTACGACCTCGTCGTGTACGGCACCGTCCTCCCGACCCTGATGGCCGATCCGACCCAGCTCGGGGAGATCTCCGCCCAGCAGGGTGGTGCCCTCGGCTCCTACGCCCTGATCGGCGTCATGGTCGGCGCGCTGCTGACCGGCGCGTTCGGTGACCGCGTCGGTCGCCGCAAGATGATGTTGATCAACATCGTCTGGTTCTCCGTCGGCATGGGTGCGGCGGCCTTCTCCACGAGCATCACGATGTTCGGTGCGTTCCGCTTCTTCACCGGCATCGGCGTCGGTGGTCTCGTCGCCACCGCCGGAGCCGTGGTCGCCGAGTTCGCGCCTCCCGGCAAGCGCAACCTGTTCAACGCCATCGTCTACAGCGGCGTCCCCGCCGGTGGTGTCCTGGCCTCGCTGCTCGCGATCCTGCTGCGCGACGCCATCGGCTGGCGCGGGCTGTTCCTCATCGGCGCCTTGCCGCTGATCGTCCTGCTCCCGCTGGCACTGATGAAGCTTCCCGAGTCGCCGGCCTGGCTGCAGTCGCGGGGACGGTCCGAGGAGGCGCAGCAGGTGTGCGCGAAGTTCGGTTTCCCGCTGCCGTCCGCGGCACCTGTCGCCTCCACCGAGAAGATCGGTTTCGCGGCACTCGCGACGCGGAAGTACGCCCTCGGTACGGGACTGCTCGGCATGATGAGCTTCGCCGGTCTGCTGCTCACCTATGGCCTCAACACGTGGCTGCCGAAGATCATGGCCGACGCCGGCTACAACGCCAACGGCTCGCTCGCCTTCCTGCTCGTCCTCAACGGCGGCGCCATCATCGGCGGCCTGCTCGCCTCGAAGGTCGCCGACGGCCGCGGACCGCAGTCCGTCATCGTCACCACTTTCTTCCTCGCGGCCGTGGCCCTGGTGCTGCTGACCCTCGGCTTCCCGCTGCCGGTACTGCTCACCGCCGTCGCGATCGCCGGTGTCGGAACGATCGGCACCCAGGTGCTCATCTACGGGTTCGTGTCCAACTACTACGACACTCCCGCACGCGCCGCAGGCGTGGCGTGGTGCGCCGGTTTCGGTCGCCTGGGCGGCATCGTCGGCCCGGTCATCGGCGGTCTGCTCATCGGTGCGGGCTTCGCGAACAACGTGAACTTCTACATCTTCGCGGGTATCGCGCTTGCCGGTGGTCTGGTCACCTGGTTCGTGCCCCGTCCGGCCGTCACCGTCTCGCCGGTCCGCAGTTCCGACCGGCCCGCGCCGACTACCGTGGATGTGTGACGGACAACACTGTGCTGATCGGCCGGAACTCCGAGTTGATGCAACTCGAACGCCTCCTCGACGAAGCCCGCGCGGGTGTCCCCTCGCTGGTCCTCGTCGAGGGGGCATCCGGCGTCGGAAAATCTTCCCTCGTCTCGTATTTCGTCGCTCGACACGACGACATCGCCGTGCACGACGCCACCGGGGCACGCTGGGAGGCCGGCCATCCCTGGTCCGTTCTCGAACAGCTGCTCGGCGACACCGTCACGGCCGGTGATCCGGTGGAGGCGGCACGCACGCTCCTCGACCGGATCGACGACGTGACGGTGATCGTCGTCGACGACGCGCACTACGCGGATGTCGAGTCGTTGCAGTCGCTGTCGTCGTCGCTCCGGCGAGCGCACGGACGTCCCCTCCTCATGATCTGGATCGTGCCCGACGTGCTTCCCGACGATGTCGCTCCGGCGACCGCCGACCTCCTCTCGAACAGCCACCGCGTGGACATCCTCCACGTCGGCGCGCTGGCGCCACCCGACGTCGCACAGCTCGCGCTGCATCGCATCGGTGTCGATCTGTCCGCGTGGACGGCACGGCGCCTGCAGGAACACACCCTCGGGAATCCCCGTTCGATCCTGCAGCTCCTCGACGAGATCCCGCGCGACGAATGGCACCGCTGGCAGGCACGTTTCCCGGCTCCGAGACAACATGCGGGAAAGGTGGGGCGCATCCTCGCCCGGTGCTCACCGGACACGCGCGCCCTCGTCGAATCGGTTGCCGTCCTGGACACCGCCGCGACACGGGGAGCCACCGAATCCCTCGCGCTCGTCGCCGAACTCGCCGAGGTCGGCGACACGACCGGGCCGCTCGACGAGGCCCACCGGCTCGGCCTGCTCACCATGCGTGAGCAACGGGGCGTGGTGTCGTTGTCGTTCCCCGATCCCATGACCCGCGCCGCCGTCGCCGACGAGATCGGTCCCGCGCGCTGGCACAGTCTGCACGCGCGGGCCGCCTTGCTCGTCGACGACGAAGGCGCCCGGTTGTTCCACCTGGTGTCCGCGACACCGACCGGCAACGAAGAGCTTGCCGCCGACCTCGACGCCTACGCCCGGCGGTGCGCCGCCGACGGCGCCTGGTCCCAGGCCGCCGAAGCACTCATCACCGCGAGTCGCATCACCCTCGACCGAGAACTACGGACCCGCAGAATGATCCGTGGTGTCGATGCGCTGACCGGCGCGGCAGATCTGCCCCAGGCCCAGACGTTCGTCCCCGAGATCGAGAGCGTGCCGAGCGGGCCGATGCGCAACGCCGTGCTCGGCTATCTCGCCATCCAGAGGGGACGGGCCGCGGAAGCGCACCACCTGCTCACCGAGGCGTGGTCGATGCTCGACGATCCGGAGTCCGAACCCGAACTCGCCGCGACGATCTCCCAGCGCATGGTGCTGCACTCGCTGGCACGACTGCGCGGCGACGATCTCGTCCTGTGGGCCGATCGCGCGGCCGACACTCTTCCCGAGACGGCTCCACCTGTCGTCGAGTCGCGTGCCATCCGCGGACTCGGACTGGCGATGACCGGTCGTGTCGACGAGGCGGTCGAGTCGTATTCGGCTCTGTCCGAAGGCATCCGGCTCGGAGCACAGAGTCAGCGCATCCGTATGGCCGAGGGCTGGCTCGCCCTGGTGCTCGACCGGCCCGATCTCGCCCGGACGGAACTCGAGGCCGCCGAACCGACCACCTTCCGCGGCGGGTCCTTGCGTATCTCCCTGTGGGCGCAGGCCTGGCTCGCGCGAACCCAGTTCGCCCTCGGCGCGTGGTCGGACGCGCTCCGCACCGTGGATCGCGCGGCGGCGCAGCTCGACGCGACCCAACTCGACCTGCTCCGACCACTCGTCCACTGGACCGGCGCCCAGGTCCACGCGTTGCGCGGGAACTGGCCCGCTGCACGGGAACACGCCCACCGTGCCCGCGCCGGGAA
This window contains:
- a CDS encoding helix-turn-helix transcriptional regulator; protein product: MSVPEIEDWDDASRVVADVYFPHRLADLGKVDRPELELVSADLGGVTIGRMSWGADVAIECDYPGAYEVNIPLSGRLESQGRSGTVVSEPGSATVFRADTPSLITRWDAECSVLGIKFDRDHLEREADRILGGPLRSRLELPDRLDLRGSAQEWHRLVASLSEQLAGPTRVLTNPLVSAQLGGAVTTAFVLAVAPADEMSPAPRPGMVRRVLNALQEDPGRVWTAADMAEIAGTSVRRLQEAFSEYVGSSPSACLRDIRLDRAHADLAAGGITVADVAFRWGFSHPGRFAAAFRKRYGVTPTEILRG
- a CDS encoding 2Fe-2S iron-sulfur cluster-binding protein — protein: MSYTLIAGTGVAPCEPGRTVLEAFLRNGNWMPNSCNQGTCGTCKIKVLDGELDHRNSPEETLTADELAAGFVLACQATPRGDVVFETPATEESAGTHVLRDVVATVAEVRDIAADTRKVLLTADEPLEFSAGQYVEVTVPGTEVRRQYSLANPPSEAKQFELHLRRQPGGVASGWVFERIEVGERVAVTGPYGDFTFDPEGTGPIVLLGGGTGLAPLEAIVRQALSLVPDRQILLYHGVRTCSDLYDVDVLRELETRHPGFRYTTCVSRESGGDREGYVTDAFLEDVASAKEFTGYICGSEAFVEASVKAFKRRRMSPRRIRRERFTPAG
- the benA gene encoding benzoate 1,2-dioxygenase large subunit — translated: MTDIVEHVRTRLDGALVEDPSTGRYQIRRDVFTDEEIFELEMKHIFEGNWVYLAHESQVPNVGDYFTTYIGRQPVVISRDKEGELHCLINACSHRGAMLCRRKTDNRTTFTCPFHGWTFRNNGKLLKVKDPRDAGYPEQFNTDGSHDLRKVARFESYRGFLFGSLNPDVKSLEDHLGDTTKMIDMLVDQSPEGLEVLRGSSTYTYDGNWKLQAENGADGYHVSATHWNYAATTARRTAGESSNETKAMDAGTWGKQGGGYYSFDHGHLLLWMWWGNPEDRPLYPRKDELAKEFGEKKAEFMVGASRNLCLYPNVYIMDQFSSQIRHFRPISVDKTEVTIYCIAPKGESAESRANRIRQYEDFFNATGMATPDDLEEFRSCQKTYLASAAPWNDMSRGATHILNGPDEVAQDLGMTKVLSSGVKTEDEGLYPIQHGYWLEAMREAIAAESSAADPSAL
- the benB gene encoding benzoate 1,2-dioxygenase small subunit is translated as MTAVHEFTQTDIEQFLYREARLLDDREFEQWLECYHPDAEYWMPAWDDAGALTENPQTEISLIYYPNRGGLEDRVFRIRTDRSSATSLPEPRTGHNITNVEILERRGTEIDLRHNWFSLYFRYNTTDTYFGTTFITLDVSGAQPVIKKKKIVLKNDYIHHIVDVYVV
- the benC gene encoding benzoate 1,2-dioxygenase electron transfer component BenC, which encodes MAYQVALSFEDGVTRFIKVNPNETVADASYKARINIPLDCRDGACGTCKAFCESGSYDGGDYIEDALTDEEAEQGYCLPCQMMPESDLVVQIASTSDVAKTAAASYSATITDLRRYSESVVGFTVEIDNRDDLVFLPGQYVNIGVPGSDDGTGKPATRSYSFSTGPHENSLAFLVKITEGGLMSEYLRDRAQVGDTLEFTGPFGSFFLRERKRPSLLLAGGTGLAPLLSILSKIEADGSDQPVHLIYGVTFDHDLVELDTLEAYAKRLPNFTFDYCVADEASSAPNKGYVTGLFEPSHLNDGDVDIYLCGPPPMVEAVRNHLSDNGITPTNFYFEKFNTSATPGGATAPAATDAEKAAAEKAAAETGRPVVLENPEPGNYEIGEEHPPVAESDEQFDARMALELGVVELTIGRLTPEQLVEFRILAEASGASVEGDHFTDAAAFTDTNAAFHEFLFRCCTNPVLLEAYNKLEVTRLMKQVLRDAQWIEEHIVDEHLQLVEAFEKGDKATARDLIVVHSQHAKETMRRAIATNAPAGASS
- a CDS encoding 1,6-dihydroxycyclohexa-2,4-diene-1-carboxylate dehydrogenase: MTETKIFPGRFDGRCLTITGAAQGIGLAVATRIAAEGGEVVLVDRADLVHEVAEQLREAGGKAHSVTADLETFEGAEEAISHAVRTTGRIDVLINVVGGTIWAKPYEHYAPEEIEKEIRRSLFPTLWTCRAAAPHLIERRAGTIVNVSSVATRGVNRVPYSAAKGGVNAVTASLALELAPYGVRVVATAPGGTVAPERRIARGPSPQSEQEKAWYQQIVDQTVDSSLLKRYGTLDEQAAAICFLASEEASYITGTVLPVAGGDLG
- a CDS encoding MFS transporter — its product is MTHATQTWASPQHRRSVVWIVALATLAIIFDGYDLVVYGTVLPTLMADPTQLGEISAQQGGALGSYALIGVMVGALLTGAFGDRVGRRKMMLINIVWFSVGMGAAAFSTSITMFGAFRFFTGIGVGGLVATAGAVVAEFAPPGKRNLFNAIVYSGVPAGGVLASLLAILLRDAIGWRGLFLIGALPLIVLLPLALMKLPESPAWLQSRGRSEEAQQVCAKFGFPLPSAAPVASTEKIGFAALATRKYALGTGLLGMMSFAGLLLTYGLNTWLPKIMADAGYNANGSLAFLLVLNGGAIIGGLLASKVADGRGPQSVIVTTFFLAAVALVLLTLGFPLPVLLTAVAIAGVGTIGTQVLIYGFVSNYYDTPARAAGVAWCAGFGRLGGIVGPVIGGLLIGAGFANNVNFYIFAGIALAGGLVTWFVPRPAVTVSPVRSSDRPAPTTVDV